A genomic region of Caldicellulosiruptor acetigenus contains the following coding sequences:
- a CDS encoding family 43 glycosylhydrolase, which translates to MIKEYLKKGKKMVIPVTFIICLILFAFVSSQINEVYSSYNLQGGSKLLQDNMIAYNPIILADIPDPDIIRVGNNYYMVSTTMHMTPGVPIMHSTDLVNWRIIGYVYDRLEDNDAHNLKNGMNIYGKGQWAPCIRYHKGKYYVLFGSLDTGKTYLFSSKNITGPWERVEFNEYLHDPSLLFDDDGKAYIIYGRTEIRIRELTPDYKAINPNGLNKVIIPSKKDGMEGSHAYKINGKYYITTIWWEKGSIRKQYIYRANKIDGPYEERLALSDTMGYKSNGVAQGGLIDTPDGKWFAMLFQDHDAVGRVPVLVPVRWENGWPIFGDENGKVPLKFIKPGKSSFESEVVKSDEFYQEKPETNARRFEAVKNLEMTRNEELTVNNDFSRGTAGWKGREGAKLEIVKEGNKNIIHVYSLSGSNSGLQQNFTGRIEKGKRYKAAFRVKYKNGPETTEFILCAKITYNGKEIYKDLIKGFVNKNEWASISGTFVIDQDIETIYLFIKTTPTGKQGKEKGLVDYYVDFVSVKEVLSTNKESEETAPNGSVLGLTWQWNHNPDNSKWSLLERKGFLRLRTCNVVEDLQQARNTLTQRTLGPKCSGWILMDVRNMNDGDYAGLAAFQKEYGFIGVTKQGNRFYVVMVEKGKEVAREELMQTMVYLKIDFDFEIDKAYFYYSYDGINWTKFGSDLAMIYTLPQHFMGYRFAIFNFATKKTGGYVDIDFFKFENKLTGTKTDNNWKVYLEESTISLDNTLDTKHDISVCVNSMPDNKEVKQIEVVLKHPEWLDVVGILKVDKLLEDATVKIVKRSENETAITIRDINKVLCDTDGMWKKLIKIQFRQKKKFNESIKEEISIKSFELLCEKEKISYGSDSAVTQVEYTAPNRPLGKIPPNANPLIAHKFGADPAVLVYKDRVYVYLTNDILEYDENGNIKDNTYSKINKITVISSDDLVNWTDHGEIEVAGPNGAAKWATQSWAPSIAYKKINGKDKFFLYFANNASGIGVLTSDSPIGPWKDPIGRPLISRFTPGVEGVVWLFDPAVLVDDDGKAYIYFGGGVPQGQDAMPNTARVMQLGDDMISVVGEAKTIPAPFMFEDSGINKINGVYYYSYCTNFYSGPRPQGSPPAGVIAYMTSKNPMGPWEYKGVILNNPGYFFGVGGNNHHQIFQFRGKWYIAYHAQTLAKDMGAAKGYRSPHINELYIEGNKIKEVIADYKGVNQIKFVDPYKTVEAETFAWCAGISTKKANASNNMCLTGIDSGDWIALSKVDFGNIGPKKFEAMVSNINGKGYVEIKIDSVDGRTIAVAEVQPQNSSSSQWVKVEAKVENVTGVHDLYFVFKGENGSNLFYMDCWRFVK; encoded by the coding sequence ATGATTAAAGAATATTTGAAAAAGGGAAAAAAGATGGTAATACCTGTTACATTTATTATTTGTTTAATACTTTTTGCATTTGTGAGCAGTCAAATTAATGAAGTATACAGTTCATACAATCTACAGGGAGGTTCAAAATTGCTACAAGATAATATGATTGCTTATAATCCAATAATCTTAGCTGATATTCCTGATCCTGATATCATTAGAGTAGGAAATAACTATTATATGGTTAGTACAACTATGCATATGACACCAGGTGTTCCCATAATGCACTCAACTGACCTTGTTAATTGGAGAATAATAGGCTATGTTTATGACAGATTGGAAGATAATGATGCGCATAATTTAAAAAATGGGATGAATATTTATGGCAAAGGACAATGGGCTCCATGTATTCGCTACCACAAAGGCAAATATTATGTTTTATTTGGATCATTAGATACTGGTAAAACATATCTCTTTAGTTCAAAAAATATTACAGGTCCATGGGAAAGAGTTGAATTTAATGAATATTTACATGATCCATCTCTTTTGTTCGACGATGATGGAAAGGCGTATATAATTTACGGCAGAACTGAAATAAGAATCAGAGAACTTACACCCGACTACAAAGCTATTAACCCTAATGGATTGAACAAAGTTATTATTCCTTCTAAAAAAGATGGCATGGAAGGGTCACATGCATATAAAATTAATGGTAAATATTACATAACTACAATTTGGTGGGAAAAAGGAAGCATAAGAAAACAGTACATATATCGGGCAAACAAGATTGACGGACCGTACGAAGAGCGGCTTGCACTAAGTGATACTATGGGCTATAAATCTAATGGAGTTGCTCAAGGAGGTTTAATTGACACTCCCGATGGAAAATGGTTTGCAATGTTGTTTCAAGACCATGATGCGGTAGGACGTGTTCCTGTTCTTGTTCCTGTTAGATGGGAGAACGGGTGGCCGATTTTTGGCGATGAAAATGGTAAAGTACCGCTCAAATTTATAAAACCAGGTAAAAGCAGTTTTGAAAGTGAAGTAGTAAAAAGCGACGAATTTTATCAAGAAAAGCCAGAAACCAACGCAAGGAGATTTGAAGCGGTTAAGAATTTAGAGATGACAAGAAATGAAGAGCTGACTGTTAATAATGATTTTAGTAGAGGGACAGCTGGATGGAAAGGCAGAGAGGGAGCAAAATTAGAAATTGTTAAGGAAGGAAACAAAAACATAATACACGTATATTCTCTGTCAGGTTCGAATTCAGGATTGCAGCAGAATTTTACTGGTAGAATTGAGAAGGGCAAAAGATACAAAGCAGCGTTCAGAGTGAAGTACAAAAATGGGCCTGAAACGACAGAGTTTATTTTGTGTGCCAAAATAACATATAATGGCAAAGAAATTTATAAAGATCTCATAAAGGGTTTTGTAAATAAAAATGAATGGGCATCCATTTCAGGAACATTTGTAATTGACCAGGACATAGAGACGATATACTTGTTTATAAAGACCACACCAACAGGAAAACAAGGTAAAGAAAAGGGCTTGGTAGATTACTATGTGGATTTTGTTTCAGTAAAAGAGGTTTTATCAACAAACAAGGAATCAGAAGAAACTGCACCAAATGGCTCGGTGTTGGGATTGACTTGGCAATGGAATCATAATCCTGACAATTCCAAATGGTCTTTGCTTGAAAGAAAAGGCTTTCTGAGACTGAGAACTTGTAATGTTGTTGAGGATCTGCAGCAGGCAAGAAATACATTAACCCAGCGTACATTGGGACCAAAATGTTCAGGTTGGATACTGATGGATGTAAGAAATATGAATGATGGTGATTATGCAGGGCTTGCTGCATTTCAAAAGGAGTATGGTTTTATTGGTGTGACAAAGCAGGGGAACAGATTCTATGTTGTTATGGTTGAGAAAGGCAAAGAGGTTGCAAGAGAAGAACTTATGCAGACGATGGTATACTTAAAAATTGATTTTGATTTTGAGATAGACAAAGCATATTTTTACTACAGTTACGATGGAATTAACTGGACAAAATTTGGTTCTGATCTGGCAATGATATATACGTTACCTCAACATTTTATGGGATACAGGTTTGCGATATTTAATTTTGCAACTAAAAAGACTGGGGGCTATGTTGATATAGACTTTTTCAAGTTTGAGAATAAACTCACAGGTACAAAAACAGATAACAACTGGAAGGTCTATTTAGAAGAGAGCACTATTTCACTTGATAATACACTTGATACAAAACATGATATTTCGGTTTGTGTTAATTCCATGCCTGACAATAAGGAAGTAAAACAGATTGAAGTTGTATTAAAACATCCAGAGTGGCTTGATGTTGTTGGCATTTTAAAAGTCGATAAACTACTTGAAGATGCAACTGTAAAGATTGTCAAGAGAAGTGAAAATGAAACTGCAATAACCATCAGAGATATAAATAAAGTACTCTGTGACACAGATGGAATGTGGAAAAAGTTAATAAAGATACAGTTCAGACAGAAGAAAAAGTTCAATGAATCAATAAAAGAAGAAATATCAATTAAGTCTTTTGAATTATTATGCGAAAAAGAAAAGATTAGTTATGGGAGTGACTCTGCAGTGACACAGGTTGAATATACAGCACCAAACAGGCCACTTGGTAAAATCCCACCGAATGCGAATCCGTTGATAGCACACAAATTCGGTGCAGATCCGGCTGTGCTTGTGTATAAAGACAGGGTGTATGTATATTTGACAAACGATATTTTAGAATATGATGAAAACGGGAACATAAAGGATAACACATACAGCAAGATAAATAAGATTACTGTAATATCATCTGATGACCTTGTCAATTGGACAGATCATGGCGAAATTGAAGTAGCAGGTCCAAACGGAGCTGCCAAGTGGGCAACACAGTCATGGGCACCAAGTATAGCATATAAGAAAATAAATGGTAAAGACAAATTTTTCTTATATTTTGCTAACAATGCAAGTGGCATAGGTGTTCTTACCAGCGACAGTCCAATAGGTCCCTGGAAAGACCCGATAGGCAGACCATTAATTTCGAGATTTACACCGGGTGTTGAAGGAGTTGTGTGGTTATTTGATCCCGCAGTGCTGGTAGACGATGATGGAAAAGCTTACATCTATTTTGGTGGTGGAGTACCGCAGGGTCAAGATGCGATGCCAAACACTGCACGTGTTATGCAGCTTGGTGATGATATGATAAGTGTTGTAGGTGAGGCGAAAACAATACCTGCACCATTCATGTTTGAAGATTCGGGAATAAACAAAATAAATGGAGTTTACTATTACTCCTACTGCACAAACTTTTACAGTGGACCAAGACCGCAGGGCAGTCCACCAGCTGGTGTAATAGCTTATATGACAAGTAAAAATCCAATGGGACCGTGGGAATACAAAGGAGTAATACTAAATAATCCAGGATATTTCTTTGGAGTTGGTGGCAACAACCATCACCAAATATTCCAATTCAGAGGCAAGTGGTACATTGCGTATCATGCACAAACACTTGCAAAGGATATGGGGGCTGCCAAGGGTTACAGGTCTCCGCATATTAATGAACTTTACATTGAGGGAAATAAAATTAAAGAAGTTATTGCTGATTACAAAGGTGTTAATCAAATTAAGTTTGTTGATCCATATAAAACTGTTGAGGCAGAAACATTTGCATGGTGTGCAGGAATTTCGACAAAGAAAGCAAATGCAAGCAATAACATGTGTTTAACAGGAATAGACAGTGGGGACTGGATTGCGCTTTCTAAGGTTGACTTTGGCAATATAGGTCCGAAGAAATTTGAGGCGATGGTTTCTAACATCAACGGGAAAGGCTATGTAGAAATCAAGATAGACTCGGTTGATGGCAGAACAATTGCAGTTGCAGAGGTTCAGCCACAAAATAGTTCTTCTTCGCAGTGGGTCAAAGTAGAAGCAAAGGTTGAGAATGTGACAGGTGTACATGATTTGTATTTTGTGTTCAAAGGAGAAAATGGAAGTAACTTGTTTTATATGGATTGCTGGAGATTTGTGAAGTAA
- a CDS encoding ABC transporter substrate-binding protein: protein MLKSKIFKKLVSIALIVCLITSVVVVISNTTQKAEASSKLGDISFLRPGFSKESLKSTDLFNKAVTKAIEDYQKKYGGKVNIVYSDWNNWQNKIIARMAAGDPIDVIFGGVSTFPSHFTRGLVQPLDKYVDLNAPYINKRAMDYAFKYNGHYYLASQKGSNVPWLVIYNKDLMLEEGIDEEEMPLALYKKGKWNWDTFAALAKKLTADTNKDGKIDRYGVNFWAATALVYANGVAFVSVDKSGKGKLNFDNAALQRALNFYKKGAKEGWLARDWDITVSGLKKRQTVMLVAPQYKFDQDKREVEDELEAAPLPLGPDNKAGLYPFDADGYGIMKGSKNPVGAGKFINLLLESVQKNHDDVNAKNRPKYLVDFVNELAKKSFYPALGEGLMGMPHWDIFGRVDSSDSVASALSSLRPQIEKNIKDAQSGKVEVVYKPFKPFTINFDDGKNNFKLLDSSKKTVKLSIVSGKEAVKGKSLKVTWDQSKDGKEIYVVTDPAKVKIYGWHDYKISFEVKVLKAVTAGKTTVSCTILSEPKSGAKSYGNVSKTIDRGQTVYKVEGNITNIPDNSQNMCLRIGITEGGDFVIDNIKVEEIE, encoded by the coding sequence ATGCTAAAATCAAAAATTTTCAAAAAACTTGTTTCAATTGCACTTATCGTTTGTTTAATTACCTCAGTTGTGGTAGTCATTAGCAACACAACCCAAAAGGCAGAAGCATCATCCAAATTAGGTGACATTTCGTTCCTAAGGCCTGGTTTTTCTAAAGAAAGTCTTAAAAGCACAGATCTTTTCAACAAAGCAGTAACAAAAGCTATAGAAGATTACCAAAAGAAGTATGGTGGAAAAGTTAACATCGTATACTCAGATTGGAACAACTGGCAGAACAAAATAATAGCAAGAATGGCTGCAGGCGATCCAATTGACGTTATATTCGGTGGTGTTAGCACTTTCCCATCACACTTTACACGAGGACTTGTTCAGCCGCTTGATAAGTATGTTGATTTAAATGCACCGTACATTAATAAAAGAGCAATGGACTATGCATTTAAGTACAATGGTCATTACTACTTGGCATCTCAAAAAGGTTCCAATGTTCCATGGCTGGTTATATATAATAAGGATTTAATGTTAGAAGAGGGTATAGATGAAGAAGAGATGCCACTTGCACTTTACAAGAAAGGTAAATGGAATTGGGATACATTCGCTGCACTGGCAAAGAAATTGACTGCAGACACAAATAAAGATGGAAAGATTGATAGGTATGGTGTAAACTTCTGGGCAGCAACTGCACTGGTTTATGCAAATGGTGTTGCATTTGTTTCGGTTGACAAATCAGGAAAAGGAAAGTTAAATTTTGACAATGCAGCACTACAAAGAGCATTGAATTTCTATAAGAAGGGTGCAAAAGAAGGATGGCTTGCACGTGACTGGGACATAACAGTTTCTGGTCTTAAGAAGAGACAGACTGTTATGCTTGTTGCGCCTCAGTACAAATTTGACCAGGATAAAAGAGAAGTTGAAGATGAACTTGAAGCAGCTCCATTGCCATTAGGTCCTGATAACAAAGCTGGTTTGTATCCGTTTGATGCTGATGGATACGGAATTATGAAGGGATCAAAAAATCCTGTTGGTGCTGGTAAATTTATCAATTTACTATTAGAAAGCGTTCAGAAAAATCATGATGATGTCAATGCAAAGAATAGACCAAAGTATCTTGTAGACTTTGTCAATGAACTTGCTAAAAAGTCCTTCTATCCAGCATTAGGAGAAGGTTTAATGGGTATGCCACATTGGGATATCTTTGGAAGAGTTGATAGTTCTGATTCTGTTGCATCAGCATTGTCGAGCTTAAGACCGCAAATTGAAAAGAACATAAAAGATGCACAGAGCGGAAAGGTTGAAGTTGTGTATAAACCATTCAAACCATTTACAATTAACTTCGATGATGGAAAGAACAATTTCAAACTCTTAGATTCGTCAAAGAAGACTGTTAAACTTTCTATAGTATCAGGCAAAGAAGCTGTAAAAGGCAAATCATTAAAAGTTACATGGGATCAGTCAAAAGACGGAAAAGAAATTTATGTAGTAACTGATCCTGCAAAAGTAAAAATATATGGTTGGCATGATTACAAAATTAGCTTTGAAGTAAAAGTATTAAAAGCTGTAACAGCAGGCAAGACGACAGTATCCTGCACAATACTCAGCGAACCAAAGTCTGGTGCAAAGTCGTACGGTAATGTTTCAAAGACAATAGATAGAGGTCAGACAGTATACAAAGTAGAAGGAAATATTACAAATATTCCCGATAACTCACAGAACATGTGCTTGAGAATTGGTATAACAGAAGGTGGAGACTTTGTAATTGACAACATTAAGGTTGAAGAGATTGAATAA
- a CDS encoding ABC transporter permease subunit: MSYIGKKLNVNEVTKSVAKKHLFIVLKNVFLYAFLICMSYILLYPILFLISNALRSKEDLFDPSVIWIPKYITFSNFEYANVLLSYPTAIKNTLLMLIPSVIIQTFICMMVGYGFARFRFAEREILFTILLFTIIVPLQTIIVPLYVKFRYFDFLYIGKLLGFITGKPLTVNLLDTPWPFYILNLFGMGIRSSLYIFVFRQFFRNMPVELEEAAKIDGCGPFSTFIRIMVPNATGAIITVMLFSIVWHWNDYYVSAMFYNENLPISVMLTVLNNRMSMIQDAYNLSSEDIYLMGSTVLEAGCLMVILPLIVIYIIGQRYFTESIERTGIVG; encoded by the coding sequence ATGTCATATATTGGTAAAAAATTAAATGTAAATGAGGTTACAAAATCAGTAGCTAAGAAACATTTATTCATTGTGCTAAAAAATGTATTTCTCTATGCATTTTTAATATGTATGAGCTACATATTACTTTACCCAATATTGTTTCTGATTAGCAATGCGCTGAGGTCGAAGGAGGACTTGTTTGATCCGAGCGTTATATGGATACCCAAATATATTACATTTTCCAACTTTGAATATGCTAATGTACTTCTATCATATCCAACAGCAATAAAAAATACACTGCTTATGCTCATACCATCAGTTATTATTCAAACATTTATATGCATGATGGTAGGATATGGATTTGCGAGATTTAGATTTGCAGAAAGAGAAATACTTTTTACAATCTTGCTCTTTACCATCATAGTACCGCTACAGACAATAATTGTTCCGCTGTATGTAAAGTTCAGGTACTTCGATTTTCTATACATTGGAAAACTTTTAGGTTTTATTACTGGCAAACCTCTTACTGTGAATCTTTTAGACACACCATGGCCGTTTTACATTTTAAATCTCTTTGGAATGGGTATAAGATCAAGCTTGTACATCTTTGTATTCAGGCAATTTTTCAGAAACATGCCTGTTGAGTTAGAAGAAGCCGCTAAAATTGATGGATGTGGACCATTTTCAACCTTTATAAGAATAATGGTACCGAATGCAACAGGTGCAATAATCACAGTTATGCTCTTTTCAATAGTTTGGCATTGGAACGATTATTATGTCTCGGCTATGTTTTATAATGAAAACCTTCCAATTTCAGTTATGCTAACTGTTTTAAATAACAGAATGAGTATGATACAAGATGCATATAACCTCTCTTCAGAAGATATATATCTAATGGGCTCTACCGTGTTAGAAGCCGGGTGTTTGATGGTAATCTTGCCGCTAATAGTGATATATATAATTGGTCAGAGATACTTTACAGAGAGCATCGAGAGAACAGGTATTGTTGGCTAA
- a CDS encoding carbohydrate ABC transporter permease, with product MIKTNPFKQIFRRKLTLRQKEAMYGRLFVLPWVIGLIVFFIIPFVNSVYYTFQKLSLGDQGLEFSFIGWENYIYAFTKDPNYVKNLTSSITNMLYEVPIVIVFSIFVAYLLKDEFKGRTFARTIFFFPVIIASGVVITVLKENVLGGSTSNMVASSTTIFKAENLRAVLINAGIPRWFSMYVVDIVNKIFDLTWRSGVQILLILAALHNIPKSFYEVAIIEGATEWEKFWKITFPMISPTVYVAIIYSIIDYFTDYGNQVMRMVVDEANKGRFEYSTTIAIIYFLVVMVIILIVNRVIGKRVVYLT from the coding sequence ATGATTAAAACAAATCCTTTTAAACAAATTTTTAGAAGAAAACTAACATTGAGACAGAAAGAGGCAATGTATGGTCGACTGTTTGTTCTTCCATGGGTGATCGGATTGATTGTCTTTTTCATAATACCATTTGTAAATTCGGTCTACTATACATTTCAGAAATTAAGTTTAGGGGACCAAGGATTGGAGTTTTCATTCATTGGTTGGGAAAACTATATATACGCGTTCACAAAAGACCCGAATTATGTCAAAAATCTTACATCTTCAATTACCAATATGTTATATGAAGTGCCTATTGTCATTGTATTCAGTATATTTGTTGCATACCTGCTAAAAGATGAATTCAAGGGAAGAACTTTTGCCAGAACAATATTTTTCTTTCCTGTAATAATTGCCTCTGGGGTTGTAATAACTGTGTTAAAGGAAAATGTTTTAGGTGGAAGTACCTCTAATATGGTGGCTTCATCTACAACAATTTTTAAGGCAGAAAATTTAAGAGCTGTGTTAATAAATGCCGGTATACCCCGATGGTTTAGCATGTATGTTGTAGATATCGTAAATAAAATATTCGATTTAACCTGGAGATCAGGGGTACAGATTCTCCTGATATTGGCAGCATTGCATAACATACCGAAGAGCTTTTATGAAGTTGCAATAATTGAGGGTGCAACAGAGTGGGAGAAGTTTTGGAAAATAACATTTCCAATGATATCCCCCACAGTGTATGTAGCAATCATATATTCAATCATCGATTATTTCACCGATTATGGCAATCAAGTAATGAGAATGGTTGTAGATGAAGCAAATAAAGGACGGTTTGAATATAGTACTACCATTGCCATCATATATTTCTTAGTAGTTATGGTTATTATACTGATAGTTAACAGAGTAATTGGAAAACGAGTGGTATATTTGACGTAA
- a CDS encoding DUF5696 domain-containing protein, with translation MILHRRLKIILKISISVLVLLGYVQFSQFALANNVTYKKMASNDRFELYVNEKYGYIKVLDKKTNTVWLSNPENWRDDPIAAGSMRTQLASQMVLKYAFMESYTVQTVNSYAGSAMKKGLKIKKIKDGFIATYTFKKEGFILPISVTINNDYVNVDILVNQIREIKKDKYRLVSIQLLPFFGAGSIKESGYIVVPDGCGAVINFNNKKGNEEYSQRVYGPDYALVREHNVYVTQYARLPVFGLKKGNVGYLAVITEGDSKSIINAYTSGSRTSYNQVFCEFIVREQDSITFKEKQWNEETFNIFENSIPSQTKYSIRYYFLDKDKSDYVAMAERYREYLIKEKGLKKNNQDKLPIYIELYGGVKKIKYIVGVPRNITIPLTTFKDAQEIVKKIKNLGIKDVVVKYTGWYNNGVYYNLPVNLDPEGVLGGRNDLQKMLNYFSQNRTKVYFDVDFVTFRKGSLLYPINVVATKSMKKVPTKLIRYSPATCYPDDNYPVLFMLSPNYVGRFVKSAISNKLNFTKNISISSISKMLYSDFGTRRINRLQTEKIFEQIVGYVKNKGYNLLLTEPNGYLITNANEIVDIPIYSSKFAIEDYEIPFYQMVLRGYIPYSTPSLNDYSNEWLWKLKVLESGSYIKFTWTARNEDELKETICDYLYSSNYKLWLDDLKKAYKELYPVLSKIKNKKFLEHRLLKEGLVLVKFEGGTEIIINYTSTDQKVYNTVVKARNFKVIE, from the coding sequence GCAAATAATGTAACTTACAAAAAAATGGCATCTAACGACAGATTTGAATTGTATGTAAATGAAAAATATGGATATATTAAAGTACTTGACAAAAAGACAAACACAGTTTGGCTAAGCAATCCAGAAAACTGGCGTGATGATCCTATTGCGGCAGGTAGTATGCGAACCCAGCTCGCTTCGCAGATGGTTTTAAAGTATGCATTCATGGAATCATACACTGTGCAAACAGTAAACAGTTATGCTGGGTCTGCCATGAAAAAGGGATTAAAAATTAAAAAGATAAAAGACGGATTTATTGCAACATATACCTTTAAAAAAGAGGGTTTTATATTGCCTATTTCGGTCACTATTAATAATGATTATGTGAATGTTGATATTCTTGTGAATCAAATAAGAGAGATAAAGAAAGATAAATATAGATTAGTTTCAATCCAACTTCTGCCTTTTTTCGGTGCAGGAAGCATTAAAGAAAGTGGATATATAGTTGTTCCAGACGGTTGTGGTGCTGTTATAAACTTTAATAACAAGAAGGGCAACGAAGAATATTCACAGCGTGTTTATGGTCCTGATTATGCCTTGGTTCGAGAACATAATGTTTATGTGACACAGTATGCAAGACTTCCAGTCTTTGGCTTAAAAAAGGGGAATGTTGGATATTTAGCAGTGATAACTGAAGGTGATTCAAAATCAATCATAAATGCGTATACAAGTGGTTCAAGAACCTCATACAATCAAGTTTTTTGTGAATTTATTGTAAGAGAGCAAGATAGTATAACCTTTAAAGAAAAGCAATGGAATGAAGAGACATTTAATATATTTGAAAATAGCATACCCTCGCAGACAAAATATTCGATAAGATATTATTTCCTCGATAAAGACAAGTCTGATTATGTTGCAATGGCAGAAAGATATAGGGAGTATTTAATAAAAGAAAAAGGGCTCAAGAAAAATAATCAGGATAAATTACCAATTTATATTGAACTCTATGGCGGGGTTAAGAAGATTAAATATATTGTAGGAGTGCCAAGAAATATAACAATTCCATTGACAACTTTTAAGGATGCTCAAGAAATTGTCAAGAAAATCAAGAATCTGGGGATTAAAGATGTAGTTGTAAAATACACAGGGTGGTACAATAACGGTGTTTACTACAATTTGCCAGTAAATTTAGATCCTGAAGGTGTTTTGGGTGGTAGAAATGATCTTCAAAAAATGCTGAACTACTTTTCACAAAATAGAACAAAGGTATACTTTGATGTAGATTTTGTAACCTTCAGAAAAGGTTCATTATTATACCCGATAAATGTGGTTGCAACAAAGTCAATGAAAAAAGTTCCTACAAAGCTTATAAGATATTCGCCTGCAACGTGCTATCCAGACGACAATTATCCAGTATTGTTTATGTTATCTCCTAATTATGTTGGTAGATTTGTCAAAAGTGCTATTTCTAATAAACTTAATTTTACAAAAAATATTTCTATTTCATCAATTTCGAAGATGCTATATTCAGACTTCGGAACAAGACGGATAAATAGATTGCAAACAGAGAAGATATTTGAGCAAATTGTTGGGTATGTAAAAAATAAAGGTTATAATTTGCTGCTGACTGAGCCAAATGGATATCTCATTACAAACGCAAATGAAATTGTTGATATTCCCATTTACAGTAGCAAATTTGCAATAGAAGATTATGAAATACCATTTTATCAGATGGTACTGCGTGGCTATATTCCATATTCAACACCATCACTCAATGACTATTCAAACGAATGGCTTTGGAAGCTGAAAGTATTGGAAAGTGGTTCGTATATAAAGTTTACTTGGACTGCACGAAATGAAGATGAATTAAAAGAAACTATATGCGATTATTTATATTCATCAAATTACAAGTTATGGCTTGATGATTTGAAAAAGGCCTACAAAGAACTCTATCCAGTTTTAAGTAAAATCAAGAACAAGAAATTTTTAGAACACAGATTATTAAAAGAGGGATTAGTACTTGTAAAATTTGAAGGTGGGACGGAGATAATAATTAACTATACATCAACAGACCAGAAGGTATATAATACAGTGGTTAAAGCGAGAAACTTCAAAGTGATAGAATAA